One window of the Pseudarthrobacter sp. ATCC 49987 genome contains the following:
- a CDS encoding GlxA family transcriptional regulator: MHHVVALALPGVVAFDLAIPAQVFGHEDERERYSFRICAVEPGLVATTSGYSIYAAEGLDALATADTIVVPGFEPLTNPPAPVSDALRRAAAGGARVVSVCTGAFALAAAGLLDGKRATTHWRNAQQLQTLHPAVTVDPEVLYVDDGAISTSAGVAAGIDLCLHLVRKDFGTEAAIRIARRMVVAPHREGGQTQFIERPVSVPLAQFGSTCTWARQHMAEPLSVGDMAAHAGWAPSTFARRFLAEAGTTPLRWLTGQRIAEACRLLETTDLTMEAIAARSGLGTTANFRLHFMRELNTTPSSYRRLYRGRNRT; the protein is encoded by the coding sequence ATGCATCATGTCGTTGCGCTGGCGTTGCCCGGGGTCGTCGCTTTCGACCTCGCCATTCCCGCGCAGGTCTTCGGTCACGAGGATGAGCGGGAGCGGTATTCGTTCCGGATCTGCGCGGTTGAGCCCGGCCTGGTTGCCACGACATCGGGATACTCCATCTACGCCGCAGAGGGACTCGACGCACTGGCCACTGCCGACACGATCGTGGTGCCGGGATTCGAGCCCCTCACCAACCCTCCGGCACCTGTAAGCGACGCACTTCGCCGGGCAGCCGCCGGCGGGGCCCGGGTGGTCTCGGTATGTACAGGTGCTTTTGCCCTCGCAGCTGCGGGGCTCCTGGATGGTAAGCGGGCAACCACCCACTGGAGGAATGCGCAGCAGCTCCAGACCCTGCACCCCGCTGTGACCGTTGACCCCGAAGTGCTCTACGTCGACGACGGCGCCATCAGCACCAGCGCGGGCGTGGCCGCCGGCATCGACCTGTGCCTTCATCTGGTCCGCAAAGACTTCGGAACCGAGGCTGCCATCCGCATCGCCCGGCGCATGGTTGTTGCGCCCCATCGCGAGGGCGGGCAGACCCAGTTCATTGAGCGTCCAGTTTCTGTGCCGCTGGCCCAATTCGGCTCAACATGCACCTGGGCCCGCCAGCACATGGCGGAGCCGCTCTCTGTTGGGGACATGGCCGCCCACGCCGGATGGGCGCCGAGCACCTTCGCCCGAAGATTCCTCGCTGAAGCCGGGACGACGCCGCTGCGCTGGCTCACCGGCCAGCGGATCGCCGAGGCATGCCGTCTGCTGGAAACGACCGATCTGACCATGGAGGCGATCGCAGCCAGGAGCGGGCTGGGAACGACGGCCAACTTCAGGCTTCACTTCATGCGTGAACTCAACACGACACCGTCCAGCTACCGGCGTTTATACCGGGGCCGCAACCGTACTTAG
- a CDS encoding SDR family NAD(P)-dependent oxidoreductase, which produces MSSQRHVLRGRVAVVTGSTRGLGFAMARLLGHQGATVVLAARSNVDVAAAVERLLAEGIAASGRRCDTGELADVEALRDEALSRGTLDIWVNNAGTSGVYGPPASTPVDDFTRVVRTNILGTFHGSRVALPVFLGQGHGDLVNVYGQGDQGPVALQNAYASSKRWVRQFTETLRRETGSTGVRVHGMNPGLVTTDMLGHVTSQPGYEHRLGGLQVVVGLWGQGPDDAARPLLDLVTSDAAEYRDLTRTTMVTRGVRNLLAGRLRRANRMPLDVTVLETSHER; this is translated from the coding sequence ATGAGTTCGCAACGGCACGTCCTTCGCGGTCGGGTGGCCGTCGTGACTGGCTCGACGCGCGGCCTGGGGTTTGCCATGGCCCGGCTGCTGGGACATCAGGGAGCGACGGTGGTGCTGGCGGCCAGGTCGAACGTCGACGTCGCTGCCGCCGTCGAACGCCTCCTCGCAGAGGGGATCGCCGCGTCCGGACGGCGGTGTGACACCGGTGAGCTGGCCGACGTCGAGGCCCTGCGCGATGAGGCGCTCAGCCGCGGGACCCTCGACATCTGGGTCAACAACGCCGGAACTTCCGGCGTCTACGGGCCCCCGGCGTCAACCCCGGTGGACGATTTCACGCGCGTGGTGCGCACCAACATCCTGGGCACGTTCCACGGGTCGCGGGTTGCGCTGCCGGTGTTCCTCGGTCAGGGCCACGGCGACCTCGTCAACGTGTACGGCCAGGGCGACCAGGGGCCGGTGGCCCTGCAAAACGCGTATGCGTCGAGCAAGCGGTGGGTCCGCCAGTTCACGGAGACGTTGCGGCGGGAGACCGGGAGCACGGGTGTCCGGGTGCATGGCATGAACCCGGGCCTGGTGACGACGGACATGCTGGGGCATGTCACGTCCCAGCCCGGGTACGAGCATCGGCTGGGTGGGCTGCAGGTGGTCGTCGGGCTGTGGGGGCAGGGCCCGGACGACGCCGCGCGCCCCCTGCTGGATCTGGTCACCTCCGACGCCGCCGAGTACCGGGATCTGACCAGGACGACCATGGTGACCCGCGGCGTGCGCAACCTGCTGGCCGGACGACTCCGCCGTGCCAACCGCATGCCCCTGGACGTCACGGTCCTGGAAACCAGCCACGAGCGTTGA
- a CDS encoding alpha/beta fold hydrolase has translation MSEHVDVLIVGAGLSGIGFASRLKRDVPGKTFTILESRGAVGGTWDLFRYPGIRSDSDMYTLGYSFRPWAGAKAIADGDSIRDYIQATVADEGLASRIRLNHRVVAAEWSSATALWTVTATRTSDAEYRNDGPASTAVTVTFTCSFLSVCSGYYRYDEGFTPAIEGADTFAGSIVHPQHWPADLDYDGKQVVIIGSGATAVTLVPSMARSAAKVTMLQRSPTYIAPVPSRDHLADRLRGKLPAQLAYDVVRAKNILFSMFTYQLSRRRPETMKAILRKSAIAKLPAGFAVDTHLAPSYEPWDQRLCAIPNGDLYRAISAGTADIVTDRISRITPHGIDLVSGESIPADVIVTATGLNLLVIGGMALTVDGEPVDVGRTLTYKGMMLEGVPNFALTIGYTNASWTLKADLVAGYICRLLKHLDRRNLQWVAPTAPAGVADAELTSLIDLKAGYILRDAGRLPRQGADSPWRLHQNYLRDFALLRAGKLTGHVRFGRRGQQVRAFGRASGRGDTAAPGPLELPGAGYVDAGGTRLRYRKTGTGDPVLLLHGIGQSLEDWTEQHDRLSARHTVISVDLPGFAYSERLSGPATLAKLAGALPAFLDAVGVQGPLPVMGNSLGGAVAMKFAADHPDRVSALVLADSAGFGQEVALVLRLLTVRPLAALLMRPARAASRRTVESIFYDKALVTEARVEHAFALSQRPAHRQSVEDIARDLGTISGIRAEWRTALVEALAKSGIPMFVVWGDHDHVLPFSHLAAAAAALPRAEAHVFAKTGHMPQIERPDEFAAVVEDFLSRRVAGREVSSY, from the coding sequence ATGAGCGAACACGTGGATGTGTTGATTGTTGGCGCCGGGCTGAGCGGGATAGGTTTCGCCAGCCGGCTCAAACGCGACGTGCCCGGGAAGACCTTCACGATCCTGGAGTCCCGCGGCGCCGTGGGCGGCACCTGGGACCTCTTCCGGTATCCGGGCATCCGCTCCGATAGCGACATGTACACGCTGGGCTATTCCTTCCGGCCCTGGGCCGGCGCCAAAGCCATCGCCGACGGCGATTCGATCCGCGACTACATCCAGGCGACGGTCGCCGACGAGGGCCTCGCCTCGCGAATCCGGCTCAACCACCGCGTCGTCGCGGCCGAGTGGTCCAGCGCCACCGCGTTGTGGACGGTCACAGCCACCCGCACGTCCGACGCCGAATATCGGAACGACGGTCCGGCGTCGACCGCGGTGACAGTCACTTTTACCTGCTCGTTCCTGTCCGTCTGCTCGGGCTATTACCGCTATGACGAGGGCTTTACCCCGGCGATTGAGGGGGCCGACACCTTCGCCGGGTCGATCGTCCACCCGCAGCACTGGCCCGCTGACCTCGACTACGACGGCAAACAGGTGGTGATCATCGGCAGCGGGGCCACGGCGGTGACGCTCGTGCCGTCGATGGCGAGGTCGGCCGCCAAAGTCACCATGCTCCAGCGCTCCCCCACCTACATCGCGCCCGTCCCGTCCCGGGACCACCTGGCCGACCGCCTCCGGGGCAAGCTGCCGGCGCAGCTGGCGTACGACGTCGTCCGGGCCAAGAACATTCTCTTTTCGATGTTCACCTACCAGCTGAGCCGGCGGCGGCCGGAAACGATGAAGGCAATCCTCCGCAAGTCAGCCATCGCCAAGCTGCCGGCGGGTTTTGCGGTCGATACACACTTGGCACCGTCCTATGAGCCGTGGGACCAGCGGCTCTGCGCGATCCCCAATGGCGACCTCTACCGTGCGATCAGCGCAGGCACCGCCGACATCGTGACCGACAGGATCTCGCGGATCACCCCGCACGGGATTGACCTGGTGTCGGGGGAATCCATTCCGGCCGACGTGATTGTCACGGCGACGGGACTGAACCTGCTGGTGATTGGCGGCATGGCCCTGACGGTCGACGGCGAGCCCGTGGACGTCGGCAGGACCCTGACCTACAAGGGGATGATGCTCGAGGGCGTACCCAACTTTGCGCTCACTATCGGCTACACCAACGCGTCCTGGACCTTGAAGGCGGATCTCGTCGCAGGCTACATCTGCCGGCTGCTGAAGCACCTCGACCGCAGGAACCTGCAATGGGTGGCACCCACAGCACCGGCCGGCGTCGCGGACGCTGAACTGACGTCCCTGATCGACCTGAAGGCCGGCTACATCCTGCGCGACGCCGGCCGCCTTCCCCGGCAGGGCGCCGACTCGCCCTGGCGGCTGCACCAGAACTACCTGCGCGATTTCGCCCTGCTCAGGGCCGGCAAACTGACCGGCCACGTGCGGTTCGGCCGGCGCGGGCAGCAGGTGCGGGCGTTCGGGCGGGCATCCGGGCGGGGAGACACGGCGGCGCCGGGTCCGCTTGAGCTCCCCGGAGCCGGATATGTCGACGCCGGGGGCACGCGTTTGCGCTACCGGAAAACCGGTACCGGGGACCCGGTGCTGCTCCTGCACGGAATCGGCCAGAGCCTCGAAGACTGGACCGAGCAGCACGACCGGCTCTCGGCACGCCATACCGTCATCAGCGTGGACCTGCCCGGCTTCGCGTACTCGGAACGGCTCTCCGGGCCCGCGACATTGGCGAAGCTCGCCGGTGCCTTGCCCGCCTTCCTCGACGCCGTTGGGGTGCAGGGGCCGCTTCCCGTGATGGGCAACTCGCTCGGCGGCGCCGTCGCCATGAAGTTCGCGGCCGACCATCCGGACCGCGTTTCGGCCCTTGTTCTTGCCGACAGCGCCGGGTTCGGCCAGGAGGTTGCGCTGGTGCTGCGCCTGCTGACGGTGAGGCCGCTCGCGGCACTGCTCATGCGTCCCGCTCGGGCGGCCTCCCGCCGAACGGTCGAGTCGATCTTTTACGACAAGGCGCTGGTGACCGAGGCCCGCGTCGAGCATGCTTTTGCCCTGTCGCAGCGGCCCGCACACCGCCAAAGCGTCGAAGATATCGCCCGCGATCTGGGAACGATCTCCGGCATCAGGGCTGAATGGCGGACGGCCCTCGTCGAGGCGTTGGCGAAGTCGGGCATTCCAATGTTCGTGGTGTGGGGCGACCACGACCACGTCCTCCCGTTCAGCCATTTGGCGGCGGCGGCCGCGGCGCTGCCACGGGCCGAGGCGCACGTCTTTGCGAAGACGGGACACATGCCGCAGATCGAACGTCCTGATGAGTTCGCCGCAGTGGTTGAGGACTTCCTCTCCCGACGCGTGGCGGGCCGCGAAGTTTCTTCCTACTAG
- a CDS encoding 3-hydroxyacyl-CoA dehydrogenase encodes MPEIKTLTVLGTGVLGSQIAYQAAFHGFAVTAYDLDGQAIEKARARFAQLAGIYRTQVAGAKDGQAEAALANLRLTTDLGTAVADADLVIEAVPELLELKRDMYRKLAELAPAKTIFATNSSTLLPSNLKDATGRPDRFLAIHYANNIWAQNIAEVMGTNDTDPAVFDAVVGFARNSGLEPIEIRKEKAGYVLNSLLVPLLNAAAGLLLQGIASPETIDKTWRIATGAPTGPFQIYDVVGLGTAYNIAASSPDVGSQAFAQYLKENYIDHGKLGVSTGEGLYTY; translated from the coding sequence ATGCCCGAAATCAAGACGCTGACTGTGCTCGGTACTGGAGTGCTCGGTTCGCAGATCGCCTATCAGGCCGCATTCCACGGATTCGCCGTTACGGCCTATGACCTTGACGGCCAGGCCATCGAAAAGGCCCGCGCCCGTTTCGCGCAGCTCGCCGGCATCTACCGGACGCAGGTGGCCGGCGCCAAGGACGGCCAGGCCGAGGCAGCGCTTGCAAATCTGCGCCTCACCACTGACCTCGGGACCGCCGTCGCCGACGCGGACCTCGTGATCGAGGCCGTTCCCGAACTGCTCGAGCTCAAGCGGGACATGTACCGCAAGCTCGCGGAACTGGCCCCTGCCAAGACCATCTTCGCCACCAACTCCTCGACCCTGCTGCCCAGCAATCTCAAGGATGCCACCGGCCGCCCCGACCGTTTCCTCGCCATCCATTACGCCAACAACATCTGGGCGCAGAACATTGCCGAGGTGATGGGCACAAATGATACCGACCCCGCGGTGTTCGACGCCGTCGTCGGGTTCGCCCGAAACAGCGGGCTGGAGCCGATCGAGATCAGGAAGGAGAAAGCCGGCTATGTGCTGAATTCGCTGCTGGTTCCGCTCCTGAATGCCGCCGCGGGCCTGCTGCTTCAGGGCATCGCCAGCCCGGAAACGATCGACAAGACGTGGCGCATCGCCACCGGGGCGCCCACGGGACCGTTCCAGATCTACGACGTCGTTGGCCTCGGTACCGCCTACAACATCGCCGCGTCCTCACCGGATGTCGGGTCTCAAGCCTTCGCGCAGTACCTGAAGGAGAACTACATTGACCACGGGAAGCTCGGAGTCTCCACCGGCGAAGGCTTGTACACGTACTGA
- a CDS encoding DUF6221 family protein has translation MDIVEFLEARIAEQESAILEGSFGPGATCSRETGDIDEASLCQRMLDECAQKRAIIASWKEAADAEGINDPGEAEGTVAVARRAMLAILAGSHRDHPDYDAGWSPELPTEVAGESPAE, from the coding sequence ATGGACATTGTTGAGTTTCTGGAAGCACGTATAGCCGAGCAGGAATCAGCCATCCTGGAAGGATCTTTTGGTCCGGGGGCAACATGTAGTCGTGAAACCGGAGACATCGACGAAGCCTCCCTCTGTCAGCGGATGCTCGACGAGTGCGCCCAGAAGCGGGCCATCATCGCCAGCTGGAAGGAAGCTGCCGACGCCGAAGGGATCAATGATCCCGGCGAAGCGGAAGGTACGGTTGCGGTTGCCCGCCGGGCCATGCTCGCCATCCTCGCAGGCTCCCACCGGGACCACCCGGACTACGACGCGGGCTGGTCGCCCGAGTTGCCCACGGAGGTCGCCGGAGAATCTCCGGCTGAGTGA
- a CDS encoding dioxygenase family protein, protein MTSTLDRPPVLFLSHGAPPLADDATWTRELNAWSGTFDKPKDILMVSAHWENAPVTLSATGRNPGLVYDFGGFAQKYYDVTYDAPQAPGLAAEVEKLVAGHGHHVERDESRGLDHGAYVPLKEMFPDADVPVVQMSMPTLDPQGLFDLGKSLAPLRDRGTLIVGSGFTTHNLRWFNPAGGPDSVPPSVSREFDHWAEEAMARGDVDSILDFLHKAPAAREAHPRSEHWAPLYVALGAAYESGDLNAKTAIDGFWFGLSKRSWTLT, encoded by the coding sequence ATGACATCGACCCTCGACCGCCCCCCGGTTCTCTTCCTCAGCCATGGTGCTCCGCCGCTGGCTGACGACGCCACGTGGACCCGCGAACTCAACGCATGGTCCGGCACCTTCGACAAGCCCAAAGACATTCTGATGGTGTCCGCCCACTGGGAAAACGCCCCGGTCACGCTCAGCGCCACCGGGCGCAACCCGGGACTGGTCTATGACTTCGGCGGTTTCGCCCAGAAGTACTACGACGTCACCTACGACGCCCCGCAGGCTCCCGGTCTCGCCGCCGAAGTGGAGAAGCTCGTGGCCGGTCATGGCCACCATGTCGAGCGCGACGAGAGCCGCGGCCTGGACCACGGCGCCTACGTCCCGCTCAAGGAGATGTTCCCGGACGCGGATGTACCGGTCGTACAAATGTCCATGCCCACCCTTGATCCGCAGGGCCTGTTCGATCTGGGCAAGTCGCTGGCGCCCTTGCGCGACCGCGGCACACTGATCGTCGGTTCGGGGTTCACCACGCACAATCTGCGCTGGTTCAACCCCGCCGGCGGACCCGACAGTGTCCCGCCGTCGGTCTCCCGTGAGTTCGACCACTGGGCAGAGGAAGCAATGGCGCGCGGCGACGTCGACTCCATCCTGGACTTCCTGCACAAGGCCCCGGCAGCCCGCGAGGCGCACCCTCGCAGCGAACATTGGGCCCCGCTGTATGTCGCGCTCGGGGCAGCGTACGAGTCCGGCGACCTGAACGCCAAAACCGCGATCGACGGGTTCTGGTTCGGCCTGTCAAAACGCTCGTGGACCCTTACTTAA
- a CDS encoding EAL domain-containing protein, whose protein sequence is MADPSPGQAHVRELLREHLAAHPGRPDIALAEHLLALRSLTGLPAESKGLAPGPEEPARDAQESMSLRIEKVLQGRMLVTAFQPIRELSTGRVVGVEAFTRFVSDGSDPAGEWFAAAAEAQLGSELELAALESALNSAIHLPAHLYVALKLSPATCLDPLLPGLLEESMVAVDRVVLELTDALADMQAAALADALAPLRKRGLRLAVDHVGSHFDSIRQIRQICPDFIKLDRHLVAGIETDPLRHAFGEVMTDFAEQLGAVLIAEGIETSDELAAVAGLGVTTGQGYHLGRPTVRLRDWAGWKEPVHEVRPLAGR, encoded by the coding sequence TTGGCTGACCCGTCGCCGGGGCAGGCCCATGTCCGGGAACTGCTGCGCGAACATCTGGCCGCCCATCCGGGGCGGCCGGATATTGCGCTGGCGGAGCATCTGTTGGCTCTCCGATCCCTCACGGGGCTGCCTGCGGAGTCCAAGGGCCTGGCGCCCGGGCCGGAAGAACCTGCCCGGGATGCCCAGGAAAGCATGAGTTTGCGGATCGAGAAGGTCCTTCAAGGCCGGATGCTGGTGACCGCTTTCCAACCGATCCGTGAACTGTCCACCGGCAGGGTTGTTGGAGTCGAAGCGTTCACGCGGTTCGTCAGCGACGGCAGCGACCCCGCGGGGGAGTGGTTCGCTGCGGCGGCCGAAGCGCAACTCGGCAGTGAGCTTGAACTCGCGGCCCTGGAGTCCGCCCTCAACTCAGCCATTCACCTCCCCGCGCATTTGTACGTGGCCCTGAAACTGTCCCCGGCAACCTGCCTGGACCCGCTCCTTCCCGGACTGCTGGAGGAATCGATGGTCGCAGTGGATCGTGTGGTCCTCGAGCTAACTGACGCCCTGGCAGACATGCAGGCCGCCGCTTTGGCCGACGCGTTAGCGCCCCTGCGCAAGCGGGGGCTCCGCCTGGCGGTTGACCATGTGGGGTCGCACTTCGATTCCATCCGCCAGATCAGGCAAATCTGCCCCGACTTCATCAAACTTGACCGCCACCTGGTCGCCGGAATCGAGACTGACCCGCTCCGTCACGCCTTTGGCGAGGTCATGACCGACTTCGCGGAGCAGCTCGGAGCGGTGCTCATCGCGGAAGGCATCGAGACCAGTGACGAACTTGCCGCAGTCGCCGGCCTCGGCGTGACAACCGGTCAGGGCTATCACCTCGGCCGGCCCACGGTTCGGCTGAGGGACTGGGCAGGATGGAAGGAACCGGTCCACGAAGTCCGGCCGTTGGCCGGGCGCTGA
- a CDS encoding DNA alkylation repair protein — MAETTVAEVMAELAALEDPRARIVNEKHGDDLGVKLSKLRALAKRLKTQQELACQLWATDDTAARLLAILICRPKAFERDELDVMLREARTPKVHDWLVNYVVKKNPHSEELRLAWLADPDPVVASAGWALTTERVAKQPEGLDLEGLLDIIETGMKDAPDRLRWAMNHSLAQIGIEHSGHRGRAMDIGERLEVLKDYPTPPGCTSPFAPVWIAEMVRRKDGTQEIFLVANAQTSP, encoded by the coding sequence TTGGCTGAGACGACGGTGGCCGAGGTGATGGCGGAATTGGCCGCTCTCGAGGACCCGAGGGCACGCATTGTGAACGAGAAACACGGTGATGATCTCGGTGTGAAGCTCAGCAAGCTGCGCGCGCTCGCGAAGCGGCTGAAGACACAGCAGGAACTCGCATGCCAGCTCTGGGCGACGGATGACACCGCGGCTAGACTGCTGGCGATCCTGATATGCCGCCCGAAAGCGTTCGAGCGCGACGAGCTGGACGTTATGTTGCGTGAGGCACGGACCCCCAAGGTGCACGACTGGCTCGTGAACTACGTGGTGAAGAAGAACCCGCATTCCGAAGAGTTGCGCCTGGCCTGGCTCGCCGATCCGGACCCGGTGGTCGCGAGTGCCGGTTGGGCGCTGACCACCGAACGCGTCGCAAAGCAGCCCGAAGGACTCGATCTGGAGGGGCTGCTGGACATCATCGAAACGGGGATGAAAGACGCCCCGGACCGCCTGCGGTGGGCGATGAACCACTCTCTGGCCCAGATCGGGATCGAGCACTCCGGGCACCGCGGCCGCGCAATGGACATCGGTGAACGCCTGGAAGTGCTCAAGGACTACCCGACTCCCCCGGGTTGCACGTCTCCGTTCGCGCCCGTCTGGATCGCCGAGATGGTGCGCCGCAAGGACGGCACCCAGGAAATCTTTCTGGTGGCGAACGCTCAGACCTCACCCTGA
- a CDS encoding DUF7793 family protein, whose protein sequence is MMPGRIDAADGKNSLIVREGILESVWRPGSFVDVDDAKDAMHAVDRIIGGSPMPMLSEMTDVEFSAAARFEFAKSTGVVAIAVLGSSAVDRVIAAATSRHTHYPHEFFTSRKAAMTWLADFIQAEVQGEV, encoded by the coding sequence ATGATGCCAGGACGAATTGACGCTGCTGACGGGAAGAACTCTCTGATCGTCAGGGAAGGGATACTCGAGAGTGTCTGGCGCCCCGGTTCTTTTGTGGATGTCGACGACGCCAAGGACGCCATGCATGCTGTGGACCGCATCATCGGGGGGAGCCCGATGCCGATGCTTTCTGAAATGACCGACGTCGAGTTCAGCGCCGCGGCCAGGTTCGAGTTCGCAAAAAGTACCGGTGTGGTGGCCATCGCAGTTCTCGGATCCAGCGCCGTCGATCGTGTCATTGCTGCCGCTACGAGCCGCCATACCCATTACCCGCACGAGTTTTTCACGTCCAGGAAGGCCGCCATGACCTGGTTGGCAGACTTCATCCAAGCTGAAGTTCAGGGTGAGGTCTGA
- a CDS encoding TetR/AcrR family transcriptional regulator: MVQRGRRTTRVSGDERQDAILVTAEALLAERGFDDISIEDLARGAGISRPTFYFYFASKDEVLLALLDRVITEVEHRVGGLPRDFESDPTGAWTRSIGMFVEVFVAHRGVATAAIAARSRNDEVRVLWSKSMQSWADFSTDVILSEQARGAAPGGIDAHDLAVSLNLMNERVITAVLNKESPAIAESRALDVLSTIWIRSIYGSVNPARA, translated from the coding sequence ATGGTTCAACGAGGACGACGCACCACACGGGTCTCGGGGGATGAGCGCCAGGACGCCATCCTCGTCACGGCCGAGGCGCTGCTCGCCGAGCGGGGATTCGATGACATCTCGATCGAGGATCTGGCCCGTGGGGCCGGTATCTCCCGCCCCACCTTCTACTTCTACTTCGCGTCCAAAGACGAGGTGCTGCTGGCCCTGCTGGACCGTGTGATCACCGAGGTGGAACACCGGGTCGGCGGGCTTCCGCGGGATTTCGAGAGTGATCCCACTGGAGCATGGACCCGTTCCATTGGCATGTTTGTCGAGGTGTTTGTGGCCCACCGCGGCGTCGCCACCGCGGCAATCGCGGCGCGCTCCCGCAATGATGAGGTGCGGGTGCTGTGGTCGAAGTCGATGCAGTCCTGGGCCGATTTCTCGACCGATGTGATCCTGTCCGAACAAGCCCGCGGCGCCGCGCCCGGGGGCATCGACGCCCACGACCTCGCCGTAAGCCTCAACCTGATGAACGAGCGGGTGATCACCGCCGTCCTGAACAAGGAGAGCCCCGCCATCGCGGAGTCCCGCGCCCTGGACGTGTTATCCACCATTTGGATCCGCAGTATTTACGGGTCCGTTAACCCCGCCCGCGCGTAA